Sequence from the Gemmatimonadaceae bacterium genome:
GACGCACGCGGCGTCACCGCAGTAGCCATCAACGCGCACGGAGATTTTTCAGGCGCCATGCCGACCAGCCTCGCCGCAGCGCTCGAGCAGCGCTTTCCCCTCCACGAGCAGATCGGCCGCTTCACCCTGCGGTGGCGCGAATGAACGTCGCGGCGAGAATCATGGAACACACGGCGGCCTACCGCCTCTGGCAAGCGCCCTTCGCCGAGTCGAAGCTGGCGCCCGTCTTTCGCCACACCGATCGCCAATCCATTCGCCGAGTGCTCGACGTGGGCTGCGGTCCCGGCACCAACACCCGCCACTTCTCGCACTGCGACTACCTTGGCATCGATGTGAACCCGGACTATATCGCGTACGCGCGCGAACGACACGCACGCCGCTTCGTGGTCGCCGATGCGACCACGTACACCGTGCCCGCCGGCGAACGCTTCGACTTCGTGCTCGTCAACAGCTTCCTGCACCACGTCGACACGGCCAGCGCCCGCCGCATCCTCGAGCACCTGCGCACCCTGCTCACCAGCGATGGCTATCTCCACGTGCTGGACCTGGTGCTGCCGGCGCACGCTTCAGTTGGGCGAATGCTCGCCCGCTGGGATCGCGGCGACTATCCGCGGCCGCTCGAGGAATGGCGCGATCTCCTTGGGCTATGGTTCGAGACGGTAGTCTTCGAGCCGTATCCACTCGGCGCCGCCGGCCTAACGCTCTGGAACATGCTCTACTTCAAGGGCCGGGCACGGACATGATCGCGCCGCCGCTCCGCGTGTCCGTCGCCATTCCCGTGTACAACGAAGAGGATGGCATCGCCGAATTGCTGCGTCGCGTCGGCGATGCACTCCGCGCCGTACCCGGCGGACCGCACGAAATCGTGATCGTGAACGACGGCAGCCGCGACGACACCTTGGCGAGACTCGCCCAACACGCCATGACCGATGACCGAGTGGTCATCGTGTCGCTGTCACGCAACTTCGGCCACCAAGCCGCCCTCACCGCGGCGCTCGATCATGTGACGGGGGATGTCGCCATCGTCATGGACGGAGATCTCCAGGACCCGCCGGAGTTGATCCCCGCCCTGCTCGCACTCCACGCAACCGGACACGATGTCGTGTACGCGCGTCGCAGCAGCCGCAAGGAACCGTGGTGGCTGCGCGCCTCGTACTTTCTGTTCTATCGACTGCTCGATCGATTGTCCACGGTGCGCGTCCCGCTCGACGCGGGCGATTTTGGCCTGCTGTCGCGCCGTGTGGTCGACGAGCTCCGGCGGATGCCCGAGCACCACCGCTTTCTGCGCGGCATGCGGACCTGGGTCGGGTTCCGGCAGACGTCGATCGCCGTCGACCGCGGCGAGCGCCATGCCGGCGCGAGCAAGTACACGGTTCGCAAGCTGCTCACGCTCGCCTTCGACGGAATCTTCGCGTTCTCGGTCGTCCCGATTCGCGCGGCCGCGCTGTTAGGCGCGCTCGTCATCTCGTTGACCGGCGTGTTCGGCGCGTACTCGGTGTGGGCCAAGCTCTTCATGCACCAGAGCCCGCGCGGATTCACCGCGCTGACGCTGCTCATCAGCTTTCTCTCCGGCGTGCAATTGTTTTTCCTGGGCGTGATCGGCGAATACGTCGGGCGCGTGTACGAGCAGAGCAAGGGACGCCCGATTTACATCGTCGATCAGATCATCGGCCGCGAGACGGCCATCGACGCCAGCCGTCGATCGCGTGTCGCCGCCGCACGCCGGCAGCGAGCCTAACGCGTGCAATCGGAGTACGCCGCCGTGTACCGGGAGCTCTACGACCACCACTGGTGGTGGCGCGCCCGCGAGGACCGCATCGTCTCGGTGCTTCGCCGCCTCGGCTTGTCGGGCAAGAACGCCGCGATTCTCGATGTGGGCTGCGGCGACGGCTTGTTCTTCGACCGGCTGCGCGAGTTCGGCGTCGCCGAAGGCGTCGAACCCGACGCATCGCTCCTCCAGCCGGACGGTCCCCACCGCAGCAGCATCTACGCGCGCGCATTCGATGACACCTTCCAGCCGGCCGGCGAACGCCGCCGGTACGACGTCATCCTCATGCTCGACGTGCTCGAGCACATGCCGAACGCTGAAGCGGCGCTCCGGCACGCGCTGTCGTTGCTCGCGCCGGACGGCGTCATCGTCGCGACGGTCCCTGCGTTTCAAGCGCTATGGACCGGCCACGACGTCATCAACCAGCACGTGATGCGGTATGACCGGGCGGCATTCCGCCGCCTCGCCGACGCCGCCGGCATGCGC
This genomic interval carries:
- a CDS encoding class I SAM-dependent methyltransferase — protein: MEHTAAYRLWQAPFAESKLAPVFRHTDRQSIRRVLDVGCGPGTNTRHFSHCDYLGIDVNPDYIAYARERHARRFVVADATTYTVPAGERFDFVLVNSFLHHVDTASARRILEHLRTLLTSDGYLHVLDLVLPAHASVGRMLARWDRGDYPRPLEEWRDLLGLWFETVVFEPYPLGAAGLTLWNMLYFKGRART
- a CDS encoding glycosyltransferase family 2 protein; protein product: MIAPPLRVSVAIPVYNEEDGIAELLRRVGDALRAVPGGPHEIVIVNDGSRDDTLARLAQHAMTDDRVVIVSLSRNFGHQAALTAALDHVTGDVAIVMDGDLQDPPELIPALLALHATGHDVVYARRSSRKEPWWLRASYFLFYRLLDRLSTVRVPLDAGDFGLLSRRVVDELRRMPEHHRFLRGMRTWVGFRQTSIAVDRGERHAGASKYTVRKLLTLAFDGIFAFSVVPIRAAALLGALVISLTGVFGAYSVWAKLFMHQSPRGFTALTLLISFLSGVQLFFLGVIGEYVGRVYEQSKGRPIYIVDQIIGRETAIDASRRSRVAAARRQRA
- a CDS encoding class I SAM-dependent methyltransferase, whose product is MQSEYAAVYRELYDHHWWWRAREDRIVSVLRRLGLSGKNAAILDVGCGDGLFFDRLREFGVAEGVEPDASLLQPDGPHRSSIYARAFDDTFQPAGERRRYDVILMLDVLEHMPNAEAALRHALSLLAPDGVIVATVPAFQALWTGHDVINQHVMRYDRAAFRRLADAAGMRIDMARYLFHWVAPLKLATHLAERCDPRNDGVRQPRPPRVPPRPVNRTLYWFTRLEQQLFDRVPLPFGSSLLVIGGPLGGAVADQRATPPVPHRDRRSE